The genomic interval GCATCTTCTATTTGAGGAGTAATCGTGGATAAGAATCCCGCCAAGGAACCTGCTTCGCCAGGCCCGTCGGCGGTGATCGAATTTGACTCGCACGACTTTCCCTGGTGGTTGGTTGGGATGATCGCCATCATCGTTGGTATGGGTGCTGCCGTGGTCCTCAACCCGAGATACAACGAAGCCTTTCGCAACATCTTCCCGTGGCCACTGATCGAAGACGTCGTAGTTGACGACGTAGCCGTCGGCAGCGCCTTCGTGTGGGGGAGGGGCATCGTCATCACCCTGGTGTTAACGCTTGCGTCATTTGTGATCGCCACCGTCCTCGGCCTGCTGATCGGCTTGGGCCGGATATCCGGACTGTCAGATGCAGACCAGGGGAACCGGTCAGTCATCAAGTCGGCCATTCGCAACGTTTCTCAGCTGTACATCGAGTTGATTCGGGGGATTCCGATGCTCGTGTTCATCTTCGTGGTGGCCCAGGTTCTGGCTCCCGATTTCGCCGACCTGATCCACATTGAGAGCCGATCGATCAGCCCGATCATCCGGATGATTGCGGCTTTGTCACTCTTTTATGCGGCCTTCATCGCCGAGGTTTTTCGAGCTGGTATTCAATCGGTTCCTGTCGGCCAGCTTGAGGCCGGTCGAGCGGTTGGCCTATCGGAAGGGGCGATCATGCGAAGAGTTGTCCTACCGCAAGCCATCCGCAACATGCTGCCGGCGCTGGGCAACGACCTCATCTCGCTCATGAAGGACACGTCTTTGGCGTCGGTTCTGGCAGTCCGGGAGATCACCCAGATGGCCCGCCTTTACACCGGCTCGACGTTCCGGTTCAGGGAAGGCTTCTTCGTACTCGTGGTGATTTACGTCACCCTCACCCTGTCACTCAGCCTATTGCTCCGCTGGTACGAAAAGCGCATCGCCATTCCCGGCCGCTGATTAGCGATCGGCCGGGTTCCAGGTGACCGGGACGACTCCTGTGAGTGCGTCGATCATCTTTCGTTCATAGCGATTGGGTCGTTTCCCAAGGCCGAGCATCGGCATACGGTGTTCAACTCCATCCTTCATGATCAGCATGACGGGATTGACCCAGGAGCCCTCGGTGACCTCGATCCGTT from Acidimicrobiia bacterium carries:
- a CDS encoding amino acid ABC transporter permease, with protein sequence MDKNPAKEPASPGPSAVIEFDSHDFPWWLVGMIAIIVGMGAAVVLNPRYNEAFRNIFPWPLIEDVVVDDVAVGSAFVWGRGIVITLVLTLASFVIATVLGLLIGLGRISGLSDADQGNRSVIKSAIRNVSQLYIELIRGIPMLVFIFVVAQVLAPDFADLIHIESRSISPIIRMIAALSLFYAAFIAEVFRAGIQSVPVGQLEAGRAVGLSEGAIMRRVVLPQAIRNMLPALGNDLISLMKDTSLASVLAVREITQMARLYTGSTFRFREGFFVLVVIYVTLTLSLSLLLRWYEKRIAIPGR